In a genomic window of Paramicrobacterium chengjingii:
- a CDS encoding acetylxylan esterase produces the protein MFVDMPEADLASYRSTQTDPADFDAFWTSTLQQARDAASAPTLTLIDTGLSTINTYDVTFSGFAGQPVKAWLRVPAAATTPLVTVVEYVGYGGGRGHVHENLMWASAGFAHLLMDTRGQGSAWSTGDTPDPDGTGPQFPGMMTRGIDSRETYYYRRVFTDAVRALETARELPMTDAARTVITGGSQGGGITVAVAGLVPDIAAAAPYVPFLCDFRRATVITDNDPYKEIGRYLAVHRNKVESVHKVLSYFDGVNFARRAIAPTLFSASLMDPTCPPSTIYGAFNEWRGDKRMSLWQYNGHEGGGPLDRQYALEFFREVLG, from the coding sequence ATGTTCGTTGACATGCCCGAGGCCGATCTCGCCTCGTACCGCAGCACGCAGACCGACCCCGCCGACTTCGATGCGTTCTGGACGTCGACGCTGCAGCAGGCGCGCGACGCGGCATCCGCCCCCACTCTGACGCTCATCGACACGGGACTTTCCACGATCAACACCTACGACGTCACGTTCTCGGGCTTTGCCGGGCAGCCCGTCAAGGCGTGGCTGCGGGTTCCCGCCGCAGCAACGACCCCGCTTGTGACCGTCGTCGAATACGTGGGCTATGGCGGAGGGCGTGGCCACGTACACGAAAACCTGATGTGGGCATCGGCCGGGTTCGCACACCTGCTCATGGACACCCGCGGGCAGGGGTCTGCGTGGTCGACGGGCGATACGCCTGACCCCGATGGCACCGGTCCGCAGTTTCCTGGCATGATGACCCGCGGCATCGACAGCCGCGAAACGTACTACTACCGTCGCGTCTTCACCGATGCTGTGCGCGCGCTCGAGACCGCGCGCGAGTTGCCGATGACGGATGCCGCTCGCACGGTGATCACCGGCGGAAGCCAGGGCGGCGGCATCACCGTCGCCGTCGCCGGGCTTGTGCCTGATATCGCCGCCGCAGCACCGTACGTGCCGTTCTTATGCGACTTCCGTCGCGCCACCGTCATCACCGACAATGATCCGTACAAGGAGATCGGCCGCTATCTCGCCGTGCACCGCAACAAAGTGGAGAGCGTGCACAAGGTGCTGTCGTACTTCGATGGCGTCAACTTCGCCCGTCGCGCAATCGCGCCGACGCTGTTCTCGGCAAGCCTCATGGACCCGACGTGCCCACCGTCAACGATCTACGGCGCGTTCAACGAATGGCGCGGCGACAAGCGCATGTCACTGTGGCAGTACAACGGACACGAGGGCGGCGGCCCGCTCGACCGCCAGTACGCGCTCGAGTTCTTTCGCGAGGTTCTCGGGTAG
- a CDS encoding CGNR zinc finger domain-containing protein → MISGERLSETGQWLESREGTRWWFDSGALCLDFAYTGPMGDAGDGQAVGWEQLVNSADLDDWLADRSAVTASTDRDLRDAHTLREAIAHVTIALASGNQPLRRDIDLINLYAATPDLPPRLHGGSRQAGRSLPRAAQALSTIARDAVAVFSGERDGTIRGCDADDCGLLYVDTSRAGTRRWCSMQRCGNRHKVRQHRARQRAKAEAQNFSAPQADSQPTAQ, encoded by the coding sequence GTGATTTCGGGCGAACGGCTATCGGAGACCGGGCAATGGCTCGAATCGCGCGAGGGCACCCGCTGGTGGTTCGACAGCGGCGCACTCTGCCTCGATTTCGCCTACACCGGGCCAATGGGCGACGCCGGCGATGGACAGGCAGTCGGCTGGGAGCAGCTGGTGAACAGTGCAGACCTCGACGACTGGCTCGCGGATCGCAGCGCCGTGACGGCATCCACAGACCGCGATTTGCGCGACGCTCATACACTGCGCGAGGCGATCGCCCACGTCACCATCGCCCTCGCCTCCGGCAACCAACCGCTGCGGCGCGACATCGACCTGATCAACCTCTACGCGGCGACGCCCGACCTGCCGCCGCGGCTCCACGGCGGATCCCGCCAGGCGGGGCGCTCACTGCCCCGCGCGGCGCAGGCGCTGTCGACGATTGCGCGAGATGCCGTGGCCGTGTTCAGCGGCGAACGTGACGGAACAATCCGTGGCTGCGACGCCGACGACTGCGGTCTTCTCTACGTCGACACGTCTCGTGCGGGAACTCGACGCTGGTGCTCGATGCAACGGTGTGGAAATCGGCACAAGGTGCGGCAGCATCGGGCCAGGCAGCGTGCGAAGGCCGAAGCTCAGAACTTCTCGGCACCGCAGGCGGATTCTCAGCCGACCGCCCAGTAG
- a CDS encoding 2-phosphosulfolactate phosphatase, translated as MTTADNQQSRYEVRFDWGPAGLSAIADGAGVIIVVQGIADGHQISAAVESLGREPADAAIADAAHASGARVVAASLRNRTAVAQHVLQHQVQRGERVRVALVAETSLGADSHQDAVGSGFAVDTLFAAGAVIDALAAVGIDYSSPEAAAASAAFTGLERAVGHLYTASTAGQRLIASGKRDAVVAAGQVDASELVPVLGDDGYWAVG; from the coding sequence GTGACGACAGCAGACAATCAGCAGAGCCGGTACGAGGTGCGTTTCGACTGGGGGCCAGCGGGGTTATCCGCTATTGCCGACGGTGCCGGAGTCATCATCGTGGTGCAGGGAATTGCCGACGGCCACCAGATTTCGGCGGCTGTCGAGTCGCTCGGGCGAGAGCCCGCTGACGCGGCGATTGCGGATGCTGCTCACGCATCGGGCGCTCGAGTTGTCGCCGCATCGCTGCGCAACCGCACGGCTGTCGCTCAGCACGTGCTTCAGCATCAGGTGCAACGCGGTGAGCGTGTGCGCGTCGCCCTTGTGGCGGAGACGTCGCTGGGTGCCGATTCACATCAGGATGCCGTCGGCTCAGGGTTCGCCGTCGACACGCTGTTCGCGGCTGGCGCCGTCATCGACGCGCTCGCCGCAGTGGGCATCGACTATTCGTCTCCCGAGGCGGCCGCTGCAAGCGCCGCGTTTACGGGGCTCGAACGTGCCGTCGGTCATCTGTACACGGCGTCTACCGCGGGGCAGCGGCTTATTGCCTCCGGCAAACGAGACGCCGTCGTTGCCGCGGGACAGGTCGATGCGAGCGAGCTGGTGCCGGTGCTTGGCGACGACGGCTACTGGGCGGTCGGCTGA
- a CDS encoding EVE domain-containing protein — MAIRFWLGVVQRDHVRDAVRMGIGQLNHGSREAISRLHEADGLVYYSPRETLDGEPLRAFTAIGRVADNDVYSADRRVDAAARQWRRRIDWYRPAVEAPIHPLKPHLDLTTSSRNWGVKLRPGLVELSRHDWEAIRLAMRMPAPEDRRPHDRIIADVVPEPREGPTWY; from the coding sequence ATGGCTATCAGGTTCTGGCTCGGAGTGGTGCAGCGCGATCACGTGCGCGATGCCGTCCGCATGGGCATCGGGCAGCTGAACCACGGAAGTCGTGAGGCGATCAGCAGACTGCATGAGGCAGACGGTCTTGTCTACTATTCCCCGCGCGAAACGCTTGACGGCGAGCCGCTGCGCGCGTTTACGGCCATCGGTCGTGTCGCCGACAATGACGTGTATTCGGCGGATCGTCGCGTTGATGCGGCGGCTCGCCAATGGCGCCGGCGCATCGATTGGTATCGTCCGGCGGTCGAGGCTCCGATCCACCCGCTCAAGCCACATCTCGATCTCACCACCTCCAGTCGCAACTGGGGCGTGAAGCTGCGGCCTGGGCTTGTCGAACTCAGCCGCCACGATTGGGAGGCCATCCGCCTCGCGATGCGCATGCCGGCGCCCGAGGATCGTCGTCCGCACGACCGCATCATTGCCGACGTGGTGCCCGAGCCGCGTGAGGGGCCCACCTGGTACTGA
- a CDS encoding DEAD/DEAH box helicase gives MSDNTFGALGVPAPLVTVLAKDGKTEAFPIQIDTLPDTLGGRDVLGRGRTGSGKTLAFSIPMVARLGTDLAGGKRRPGRPLALVLAPTRELATQIDAVLAPLAAAYGMKTTTIYGGINQRRQVEALNAGVDIIVACPGRLEDLMNQGHVRLDAIEVTVLDEADHMADLGFLPVVTRILNATPENGQRMLFSATLDNGVDKIVKRFLHNPVTHSVDDETSPVEAMTHHVFFVADADAKKSLVEKLAAGRGRRILFTRTKHHAKKLARQLTASGIPSVDLHGNLSQPQRDRNLAAFSDGSARVLVATDVAARGVHVDNVELVVHVDPPVEHKAYLHRSGRTARAGSAGTVATVCLPVQRDDLKKILRKAAITVAPEAVTAESRVVVDLVGEEAAYVKPQPKPIQQQGGGGTSQGANARRKRANRGGADAGQRSSARGERNDAPRRDRSGRPAAAKSGSGRSGARSGQGRSGQGRSGQGRSSGAPSVYSTSSSGGERTHRRVSSR, from the coding sequence ATGTCAGATAACACATTCGGCGCGCTCGGCGTGCCCGCTCCCCTCGTCACCGTTCTCGCGAAGGACGGCAAGACCGAGGCTTTTCCCATTCAAATCGACACGCTGCCCGACACGCTCGGCGGGCGCGACGTGCTCGGCCGTGGCCGAACCGGCAGCGGCAAGACTCTCGCGTTCTCCATTCCGATGGTCGCGCGCCTCGGCACGGATCTCGCCGGAGGCAAGCGCCGCCCCGGTCGCCCCCTCGCCCTCGTTCTCGCCCCGACGCGTGAGCTCGCCACGCAGATCGACGCCGTGCTCGCACCGCTTGCCGCCGCATACGGAATGAAGACGACAACCATTTACGGCGGCATTAACCAGCGCCGCCAGGTTGAGGCGCTGAACGCCGGCGTCGACATCATCGTCGCCTGCCCCGGGCGGCTCGAAGACCTCATGAACCAGGGTCACGTGCGGCTCGACGCCATTGAGGTCACCGTCCTCGACGAGGCAGACCACATGGCCGACCTCGGCTTTCTCCCCGTCGTCACGCGCATTTTGAACGCGACACCGGAAAATGGACAGCGGATGCTGTTCTCGGCAACGCTCGACAACGGCGTTGACAAGATCGTCAAGCGCTTCCTGCACAACCCGGTGACGCACTCGGTCGACGATGAGACAAGCCCCGTCGAAGCGATGACACACCATGTGTTCTTCGTCGCCGACGCCGACGCCAAGAAGTCACTCGTCGAGAAGCTCGCCGCTGGGCGTGGCCGACGCATTCTCTTCACCCGCACGAAGCACCACGCCAAGAAGCTGGCGCGGCAGCTGACAGCATCCGGAATTCCCTCCGTCGACCTGCACGGCAACCTGTCGCAGCCGCAGCGTGACCGCAACCTCGCTGCGTTCAGCGATGGCAGCGCCCGCGTGCTCGTCGCCACCGACGTGGCAGCTCGCGGTGTGCACGTCGACAACGTCGAGCTGGTCGTTCACGTCGACCCGCCCGTCGAGCACAAGGCATACCTGCACCGCTCGGGTCGCACGGCACGTGCCGGCAGCGCGGGAACCGTCGCAACGGTGTGCCTCCCGGTGCAGCGCGATGACCTCAAGAAGATTCTGCGGAAGGCTGCCATCACGGTAGCCCCCGAGGCCGTGACCGCCGAGTCACGCGTCGTCGTCGACCTCGTCGGCGAGGAGGCAGCGTACGTCAAGCCTCAACCGAAGCCGATTCAGCAGCAGGGCGGTGGCGGCACATCGCAGGGTGCCAACGCGCGTCGCAAGCGCGCGAATCGCGGAGGCGCGGATGCTGGCCAGCGCAGTTCTGCGCGCGGCGAGCGCAACGATGCACCGCGTCGTGACCGCTCAGGTCGCCCCGCTGCCGCGAAGTCGGGTTCCGGCCGTTCCGGTGCGCGCTCCGGCCAGGGTCGCTCTGGTCAGGGCCGCTCCGGTCAGGGCCGCAGCTCCGGCGCTCCGAGCGTGTACAGCACGTCGTCCTCTGGCGGCGAGCGTACGCACCGCCGCGTTTCCTCGCGCTAG
- a CDS encoding GNAT family N-acetyltransferase — protein sequence MDTTDAVAPTLDIIVRPARDVDAESLGRVHAKCWHETYDHLISTAALERVSPLRLAELWTHWTKQGDEYHQHVALVDGEIVGFVGSGPARDEDAPRERELYYLYLLSAFHGTGIGQQLFDAACGDRQGYLWVADDNPRAHAFYKRNGLKRDGAQQVQPFLGEELLEVRLVR from the coding sequence ATGGACACCACGGATGCTGTCGCACCTACCCTCGATATCATCGTTCGCCCCGCGCGAGATGTCGATGCCGAATCACTCGGCCGTGTGCACGCGAAGTGCTGGCACGAGACATACGACCACCTGATCAGCACGGCCGCGCTCGAACGCGTTTCGCCCTTGCGCCTTGCCGAACTCTGGACGCACTGGACGAAGCAGGGCGACGAGTACCACCAGCACGTTGCGCTTGTCGACGGCGAGATCGTCGGCTTTGTCGGCTCTGGGCCGGCCCGCGACGAGGATGCTCCGCGCGAGCGTGAGCTCTACTACCTGTACCTGCTCTCGGCGTTTCACGGCACGGGCATCGGTCAGCAATTGTTTGACGCCGCGTGCGGAGATCGTCAGGGATACCTGTGGGTTGCCGATGACAACCCTCGCGCCCACGCCTTCTACAAGCGCAATGGTCTGAAACGAGACGGCGCGCAGCAGGTGCAGCCGTTCCTCGGCGAAGAGCTGCTCGAGGTGCGGCTCGTCCGATAG
- a CDS encoding family 20 glycosylhydrolase, with product MPEIESPATGPLTWTAIPQPHEVELRHGSWAPTTVSVIASDARLRRERERFDDELRAYGAVTRPEPAAADDECSRVELRLDHCSGFGPEGYAIEVGHDVVVRAQTPCGVFRATRQLMHNLRAHGRVPAASVRAEPAVAERGLHIDAARKFYPARWLEQLIVNAADIGLTTLQWHFSENEGVRLESISHPAIVSPEYITRAEATHLIRVANDHHIEIVPSLDMPGHLKHALGRHPEFCLPGVDGALDITNDAAVAFARELVDDYVQLFDESRVWNLGGDEFVDFDHMHDYPVLDDAAKKRFGATGTGFDLLTAFVNTIAAYLTDRDVIPRVWNDGMLRSRNVVLDERVQFAWWTNWSASMRPVQEAFDGGYDVVNVNDAMFYYVLGENAGYTYPTSKRLWEAEWHPGVFPMLHPSLTDRAQIVTQPYPEQLVGASFAIWSDRPEAQTCDEVALGIRSPLRAFAERSWNAGSALTHSEFTAVDEGLPPVSYARD from the coding sequence ATGCCTGAGATCGAGAGCCCTGCAACCGGGCCGCTGACGTGGACGGCGATACCGCAACCTCATGAGGTTGAACTTCGACACGGAAGCTGGGCGCCGACGACTGTCAGCGTGATCGCCAGCGATGCGCGGCTCCGGCGTGAGCGTGAGCGGTTCGACGACGAGCTTCGCGCATACGGTGCGGTGACGCGACCCGAACCTGCTGCAGCAGACGACGAGTGCTCCCGTGTCGAGTTGCGGCTTGATCACTGCTCAGGGTTCGGCCCCGAGGGCTATGCGATCGAGGTCGGACACGACGTCGTTGTGAGAGCGCAGACACCATGCGGAGTTTTTCGCGCGACACGTCAGCTGATGCACAATCTGCGTGCGCACGGCCGGGTTCCGGCAGCATCCGTTCGGGCAGAGCCGGCCGTGGCAGAGCGCGGACTGCACATCGATGCTGCACGCAAGTTCTACCCCGCCCGGTGGCTGGAGCAGCTGATCGTGAACGCCGCCGACATCGGCCTCACGACGTTGCAATGGCACTTCTCTGAGAATGAGGGTGTGAGGCTCGAGAGCATCAGCCACCCCGCGATCGTTTCGCCCGAATACATCACGCGCGCGGAGGCGACGCATCTGATCCGCGTGGCTAACGATCACCACATTGAGATTGTGCCGTCGCTCGACATGCCGGGCCATTTGAAGCACGCTCTCGGGCGGCATCCCGAGTTTTGCCTGCCTGGCGTCGATGGGGCTCTCGACATCACGAATGACGCAGCAGTGGCATTCGCTCGTGAACTTGTCGACGATTACGTGCAGCTCTTCGACGAAAGCCGCGTCTGGAACCTCGGAGGGGACGAGTTTGTCGACTTCGATCACATGCATGATTACCCGGTGCTTGACGATGCAGCAAAGAAGCGCTTTGGGGCTACCGGCACGGGATTCGACCTGCTCACTGCTTTCGTGAACACGATCGCCGCATATCTGACTGACCGCGACGTCATCCCGCGGGTATGGAACGACGGGATGCTGCGCAGCCGCAACGTCGTGCTGGACGAACGCGTGCAGTTTGCCTGGTGGACGAATTGGAGTGCGTCGATGCGTCCCGTGCAGGAGGCGTTTGATGGGGGATACGACGTCGTCAATGTGAATGACGCGATGTTCTACTACGTTCTCGGAGAGAACGCCGGCTACACATACCCGACGAGCAAACGGCTGTGGGAGGCGGAGTGGCACCCTGGTGTCTTTCCGATGCTGCACCCGAGCCTCACGGACCGCGCGCAGATTGTGACGCAGCCATACCCAGAGCAACTGGTCGGGGCATCGTTCGCCATTTGGTCGGACCGCCCAGAAGCTCAGACCTGCGATGAGGTTGCTCTCGGCATCCGCTCGCCGCTGAGGGCGTTCGCCGAACGGTCATGGAACGCGGGCAGCGCACTCACTCACAGCGAGTTCACCGCCGTTGACGAGGGGCTTCCGCCCGTGTCCTACGCTCGCGACTGA
- a CDS encoding glycoside hydrolase 5 family protein, protein MTSDATQSTALRFGVNYTPTRGWMHSWLSFSPDDVRRDFEGIAQLGLDHVRIFPLWPVLQPNRTLIRQQALDDVRSVVDVGREFNLDVGVDVIQGHMSSFDFVPAWLYTWHDKNMFSHPDAVSGQVELVHRLGERLADADNFLGLTLGNEVNQFSDDPHPSPWRITQNEAGSWLTSLLDAAAKAAPNADHVHSEYDAVWYLDGHPFTPAHASRLGDMTTIHSWIFNGTARIYGGRSAASDRHAEYLIELSRAFQEGAQRPIWLQEVGAPSNCLSGDEIANFVEATVRSAARTENLWGVTWWCSHDVTRELADFPELEYSLGLITNDGRPKPEGLRYAEVAREFRRSSAMEIPRRETAIVIEVDAQGVPVNRTAMSPGGAIFDAWVDLCERGIDACFITSADAENLARRAARGITTLVRPDLSTTAVSRYSAVNTVV, encoded by the coding sequence ATGACGAGCGATGCGACGCAGAGCACGGCATTGCGTTTCGGAGTGAACTACACGCCAACGCGCGGCTGGATGCACTCGTGGCTGTCGTTTTCGCCCGACGATGTGCGTCGTGACTTCGAGGGCATTGCGCAGCTCGGTCTCGATCACGTGAGGATTTTCCCGCTCTGGCCCGTGCTGCAGCCGAATCGAACGCTGATCAGGCAGCAGGCCCTCGACGACGTGCGTTCCGTCGTCGACGTCGGCCGCGAGTTCAATCTTGATGTCGGCGTCGACGTGATTCAAGGGCATATGTCGAGCTTCGACTTTGTGCCGGCATGGCTGTACACCTGGCACGACAAGAACATGTTCTCCCACCCCGATGCTGTGAGCGGTCAGGTCGAGCTCGTTCACCGGCTCGGAGAGCGGCTTGCAGACGCCGATAACTTCCTCGGCCTGACACTCGGCAACGAAGTCAACCAGTTCTCAGACGACCCGCACCCATCTCCGTGGCGAATCACGCAGAATGAAGCGGGCAGCTGGTTGACCAGCCTCCTGGATGCCGCGGCGAAGGCCGCTCCGAACGCCGATCACGTGCATAGTGAATACGATGCAGTCTGGTACCTCGACGGCCATCCGTTCACCCCAGCGCACGCGAGTCGGCTCGGCGACATGACGACGATCCACTCGTGGATCTTCAACGGTACTGCGCGCATATACGGCGGGCGTTCGGCAGCATCCGACCGGCACGCGGAATACCTGATCGAGCTGTCGCGGGCGTTCCAGGAGGGCGCGCAACGGCCGATCTGGCTGCAGGAGGTCGGCGCGCCGTCGAACTGCCTGAGCGGTGACGAGATCGCGAACTTCGTCGAGGCGACAGTGCGCTCTGCCGCCCGCACCGAGAACCTCTGGGGGGTCACCTGGTGGTGCTCGCACGATGTCACCCGCGAGCTCGCCGACTTTCCCGAACTCGAGTATTCGCTGGGGCTCATCACCAATGACGGGCGGCCAAAGCCCGAAGGGCTGAGGTACGCAGAGGTCGCTCGTGAGTTTCGCCGCAGTTCGGCGATGGAGATTCCGCGGCGCGAGACGGCTATCGTCATCGAGGTGGATGCTCAGGGCGTGCCCGTCAACCGCACGGCAATGAGTCCTGGCGGCGCGATCTTTGATGCCTGGGTCGACCTGTGCGAGCGAGGAATCGATGCCTGCTTCATCACATCGGCCGACGCTGAGAACCTGGCGCGGCGAGCCGCGAGAGGAATCACGACGCTCGTGCGCCCAGACCTGTCGACAACCGCGGTGTCGCGGTACTCCGCCGTCAACACCGTCGTCTGA
- a CDS encoding ABC transporter substrate-binding protein, whose product MKIRQGIALAIAAAAGLALTACTGAPAAQSNAADGDVSGTITFQTWSLKNDTFTPYFTQVIKDFEKKYPDATVKWVDQPADGYEDKVLQQAESGELPDVINLPPDMAYSLAKVDMLLDLTQADPDVLDDYVEGAVSAYSYDDTEGTFGLPWYLGTELNYWNADLLKKGGADPDNLPTTIDEMFDVAETLAKSPEKIATIASVPSPKGVMAAIADEGGSASIFENGTFVFNTPEAVRIVERYAELYKLGAVSPEALQGAGTSNSNINNFNKGTVAWTTAGPNYIEQDLSVNAPTVVPNVRANETFGNPPLFVQGVSVSNTSKNAATALAFATFLTNNDNQVDFVKLAVGFFPGTQAANDDPSSFAEASEIDQQNHATDVAAGEMGSAEVPNPPQYTENMDGYAKQQIALAITGDISAQEALDNAVEYCQQNLAD is encoded by the coding sequence ATGAAGATTCGACAAGGGATCGCGCTTGCGATTGCAGCAGCAGCGGGACTGGCTCTTACCGCCTGCACCGGCGCTCCGGCCGCGCAGAGCAACGCAGCAGACGGGGACGTCAGCGGCACAATCACGTTTCAAACCTGGTCGCTCAAGAACGACACGTTCACGCCGTACTTCACGCAGGTCATCAAGGACTTCGAGAAGAAGTACCCGGATGCCACAGTGAAGTGGGTCGACCAGCCTGCGGACGGCTACGAAGACAAGGTGCTTCAGCAGGCCGAATCCGGCGAACTGCCCGATGTGATCAACCTGCCCCCTGACATGGCATATTCCCTGGCAAAGGTCGACATGCTTCTCGACCTGACGCAGGCGGATCCCGACGTTCTCGACGACTATGTCGAGGGTGCGGTCTCCGCGTATTCCTATGACGACACCGAGGGAACATTCGGACTCCCCTGGTACCTCGGAACAGAGCTCAATTATTGGAACGCCGACCTTCTGAAGAAGGGTGGCGCCGACCCCGATAACCTTCCGACAACGATCGACGAGATGTTCGATGTCGCCGAGACGCTGGCGAAGAGCCCCGAGAAGATCGCGACGATCGCATCGGTTCCCAGCCCGAAGGGCGTCATGGCCGCGATTGCGGACGAGGGCGGTTCTGCATCGATCTTCGAAAACGGCACGTTCGTCTTCAACACGCCAGAAGCCGTGAGGATCGTCGAGCGCTACGCCGAGCTCTACAAACTCGGCGCTGTCTCACCCGAGGCTCTGCAGGGCGCTGGCACGTCGAACAGCAATATCAACAACTTCAACAAGGGTACTGTCGCGTGGACGACAGCGGGCCCCAACTACATCGAGCAGGACCTCTCGGTGAATGCCCCCACCGTCGTTCCGAACGTGCGGGCAAACGAGACGTTCGGCAATCCACCGCTGTTTGTGCAGGGTGTGAGCGTCTCGAATACCTCGAAGAACGCCGCGACGGCCCTCGCATTCGCGACATTCCTCACGAACAACGACAACCAAGTCGACTTCGTCAAGCTCGCTGTCGGCTTCTTCCCCGGCACACAGGCTGCGAACGACGACCCGTCGTCATTCGCTGAGGCATCGGAGATCGACCAGCAGAATCACGCAACTGACGTCGCAGCCGGCGAGATGGGCAGCGCGGAGGTTCCAAACCCTCCGCAGTACACCGAGAACATGGACGGCTATGCGAAGCAGCAGATCGCTCTCGCGATTACGGGAGACATCTCGGCGCAGGAGGCCCTCGATAATGCCGTCGAGTACTGCCAGCAGAACCTCGCCGACTGA